Proteins encoded by one window of Tunturibacter psychrotolerans:
- a CDS encoding Gfo/Idh/MocA family protein yields the protein MAIVGCGKIADAHASQIQKLEGCEIVGVCDREPLMAKQLYERFPAKRYFTDLSELVSEARPDVVHITTPPESHFEIARFCLENGCHVYVEKPFTVDAEEAQRLVDLANQYGLKLTAGHNYQFSHAARRMRALVEGGYLGGAPVHMESHYGYDLGDPSYARALLGDKNHWVRRLPGKLLQNIISHGIARIAEFLTSESPHVVAYGFTSPLLKEINEGEFVDELRVVICEEERTTAYFTFSSQMKPSLHEFRIYGPKNGLILDQSHEILLQLRGAKFKSYADHFVPPVLFAKQYIGNLRENVRSFLARDFHMDSGMKYLIESFYHSIREHTPVPIPYREILLTAKIMDAIFDQLRAGRSQDGLVFEESPPPLGRSSAQANVQLL from the coding sequence GTGGCCATTGTGGGATGCGGAAAGATTGCCGATGCCCACGCCTCTCAAATCCAAAAGCTGGAAGGATGTGAGATCGTTGGCGTGTGCGACCGAGAGCCGCTGATGGCCAAGCAGCTCTACGAACGCTTCCCGGCAAAACGGTACTTCACCGATCTTTCTGAACTTGTGAGCGAGGCCCGACCAGACGTTGTACACATTACCACGCCGCCCGAGAGTCACTTTGAGATTGCCAGATTCTGCCTCGAGAATGGCTGTCATGTATATGTAGAGAAACCCTTTACTGTTGATGCGGAGGAAGCGCAACGACTCGTCGATCTAGCCAACCAATACGGGCTTAAGCTAACAGCAGGTCACAACTACCAATTCAGTCACGCTGCGCGACGCATGAGAGCGCTAGTTGAGGGTGGCTACCTGGGTGGGGCTCCCGTACATATGGAAAGCCACTATGGGTATGACCTTGGTGATCCCAGCTATGCGCGAGCGCTACTAGGTGACAAGAATCATTGGGTCCGCCGACTGCCGGGAAAATTGCTTCAAAACATCATCAGTCATGGGATTGCGAGAATCGCAGAATTCCTGACCAGCGAGTCGCCTCACGTAGTTGCGTACGGCTTCACCAGCCCGCTTCTCAAGGAAATCAACGAGGGCGAATTCGTAGACGAACTTCGAGTCGTCATTTGCGAAGAGGAGCGAACTACAGCTTATTTTACCTTCTCCTCCCAGATGAAGCCGTCCCTGCACGAGTTTCGCATTTATGGTCCGAAGAATGGCCTCATTCTTGACCAAAGTCACGAAATCTTGCTGCAGCTTCGCGGCGCGAAATTCAAGAGCTATGCTGACCATTTTGTTCCGCCTGTGCTATTCGCGAAACAGTACATCGGAAACCTGCGCGAGAACGTGAGGTCATTTCTGGCGAGAGATTTCCATATGGATTCTGGCATGAAGTACTTGATTGAGTCCTTTTACCATTCGATTCGCGAGCACACTCCTGTTCCCATTCCTTACCGAGAAATTCTGCTCACCGCGAAAATCATGGACGCTATCTTTGATCAGCTTCGTGCCGGCCGGTCACAGGATGGCCTGGTCTTTGAAGAAAGTCCCCCTCCGCTGGGGCGGTCGTCCGCTCAAGCTAACGTCCAGCTGTTATGA
- a CDS encoding O-antigen ligase family protein: MAFLSFALLSVIWSDSSLVALKRWFRDLGNYMVILVALSDRRPLEAVRALLRRLFFLLIPLSIVLIKYYPEIGKSWDPWTGIAQYSGATTGKNMLGVLCLVSGLFFFWDTVTRWTDRKERRAKRIMLLNVAFIAMTLWLLYISDSDTSRICLVVGCLVIAAAHSKAVKRRPALLTALIPLAICGYLVLAVGFGINISAMVAELVGRDPTLTDRTKIWSFLLSMKTSTLFGTGYESFWLGPRLEWFWQNAGLGHINEAHNGFLEVYLNLGIIGLSLLGWFLIASYRTICTRLESFSAFGSLTLALWTILLFYSVTEAGFRSGLMWLTFLLGAIVVPARPSGKARILDNSAFGSAGAKEMLSRVPLEVTASLR; the protein is encoded by the coding sequence ATGGCATTCCTTTCTTTCGCTCTGCTGAGTGTCATATGGTCCGACTCTTCCCTCGTCGCATTAAAGCGGTGGTTTCGAGACCTCGGCAACTATATGGTGATCCTTGTCGCCTTGTCCGATCGCCGCCCGCTGGAGGCTGTCCGCGCGCTGCTTCGCCGCCTTTTCTTTCTACTGATTCCACTTTCCATTGTGCTTATAAAGTACTACCCCGAAATAGGTAAATCATGGGATCCATGGACCGGTATCGCTCAGTATTCGGGTGCCACAACGGGCAAGAACATGCTCGGCGTACTGTGTCTTGTCAGTGGGCTCTTCTTTTTTTGGGATACGGTGACGCGCTGGACCGACCGCAAGGAGCGACGAGCGAAACGGATCATGCTTCTGAACGTTGCATTCATCGCCATGACGCTCTGGCTCCTCTACATCTCCGACAGCGACACCTCCCGCATTTGCCTGGTGGTCGGCTGTCTGGTGATCGCAGCAGCACACAGCAAGGCGGTCAAGCGCCGTCCTGCTCTGCTCACGGCACTGATTCCGCTCGCAATCTGTGGATACCTTGTCTTGGCAGTCGGCTTTGGGATCAACATTAGCGCGATGGTGGCGGAGCTCGTAGGCCGGGACCCCACCCTAACCGACAGGACCAAAATATGGAGCTTCCTGCTTAGCATGAAGACCAGCACGCTCTTTGGTACTGGTTACGAAAGCTTCTGGCTGGGTCCTCGCCTCGAGTGGTTCTGGCAGAACGCTGGCCTCGGGCACATCAATGAGGCACACAATGGTTTTCTCGAAGTCTACCTCAACCTCGGTATCATTGGACTCTCCCTGCTTGGTTGGTTCTTGATCGCCAGCTATCGAACCATCTGCACGAGGCTCGAGTCATTTTCCGCCTTCGGGTCGCTCACTTTGGCCTTGTGGACCATATTGCTTTTCTACAGTGTCACCGAGGCCGGCTTCAGAAGTGGTTTGATGTGGCTCACGTTCCTTCTGGGAGCGATCGTCGTCCCTGCACGGCCGTCGGGAAAGGCACGCATTCTCGACAACTCCGCGTTCGGCAGCGCTGGGGCCAAAGAGATGCTCTCCCGCGTTCCTTTGGAAGTCACAGCGTCGCTAAGATGA
- a CDS encoding class I SAM-dependent methyltransferase, with product MDTKAILDLKNQVVAKYGAWDSNNVYLEGGLYTMGAEIVGDEIKLLRVVQCVLDHTGGTVEGQRVLDLGCGEGLYSIEFARRKALCMAVEGREPRAEKVRFVKEALSLDNLSVVQDDVRNLSVEKHGEFDVVLCLGILYHLEASDLVSFAARLSEVCRKICIVDTRVALWPKTQYVCDGETYMGTWGEEHWPGDSEEVKLSRVGASLDNERNFWLSRSSIYNLLRNVGFTSVYECHIPAEPTKPGDRITFVAIKGQPCQLLSAPLMATRPLDDMPEQPHPEHSKTFDLMRNMSHHLPWKARRLGKKILGLKGGRTALRNI from the coding sequence ATGGATACCAAGGCAATTCTGGATCTAAAGAATCAAGTTGTCGCCAAATACGGCGCTTGGGATAGTAATAACGTGTACTTGGAAGGTGGCCTGTACACCATGGGTGCCGAGATCGTTGGCGACGAAATCAAGCTGCTGCGCGTTGTGCAATGCGTTCTTGATCACACGGGGGGAACGGTGGAAGGCCAGCGTGTCCTGGATCTGGGTTGCGGGGAAGGGCTTTACTCGATCGAATTTGCCCGCCGTAAAGCTTTGTGCATGGCAGTCGAAGGGCGCGAGCCGAGGGCCGAGAAGGTGCGATTCGTCAAAGAAGCCCTGTCCCTTGATAACCTCAGCGTAGTGCAGGACGACGTCCGGAACCTCAGCGTCGAAAAGCACGGAGAGTTCGACGTCGTGCTGTGTTTGGGAATCCTGTATCACTTGGAAGCGTCAGATTTGGTCTCTTTCGCCGCGAGACTTAGCGAGGTCTGCCGAAAGATCTGCATTGTGGATACGAGAGTTGCGCTTTGGCCGAAGACCCAATACGTTTGCGACGGCGAAACCTACATGGGAACCTGGGGTGAAGAGCACTGGCCTGGGGACTCGGAAGAAGTGAAGCTGAGCAGGGTGGGAGCCTCTTTGGACAACGAACGCAACTTCTGGCTATCACGTTCCTCGATCTATAACCTTTTGCGCAACGTCGGCTTTACTTCGGTTTACGAGTGTCACATCCCCGCAGAACCAACCAAGCCAGGCGACAGGATTACCTTCGTAGCAATCAAAGGGCAGCCCTGTCAGCTCCTCAGTGCCCCTTTAATGGCCACGCGGCCTCTCGATGATATGCCGGAGCAACCCCACCCTGAACACAGTAAGACGTTCGATCTGATGAGGAACATGAGCCACCATCTGCCGTGGAAGGCCAGACGACTTGGCAAGAAGATACTGGGGTTGAAGGGCGGCCGAACAGCTCTAAGGAATATCTAG
- a CDS encoding asparagine synthase-related protein yields MPLRSERGEVVVVFSGEDYSESGTTQGLKARGHELDAVDTNYLVHLGEEDPSFPAGLNGRFHGLLIDRNRRTSTLFNDRFGMHRIYYHESKDAFYFAAEAKAILTVCPELRRMSPQGLGEFVACGSVLGNRTLFDGVHLLPPASAWTFRNSSLERRHSYFQPSEWEDQEKLDPKSYYRELRQVFTRNLPRYLKSHQRVAMSLTGGLDTRMVMAWHRPQPGSLPCYTFGGMRRDCQDVVVAREVARLCEQPHQVIGLGEEFLSRFSHYAERTVYLTDGCVSVGLTPDLYLHERAREIAPVRLTGLYGGEILRGARALKPEEPPPGLFSPEFVPYIRQAKETYRDVVQGHPVSFAAFRQAPWYHCGILALEETQLSVRTPFLDNDLVRTVIRAPQSALGNNDVSLRLIADGNPALARIPTDRGVRGDQRGFGEAFSRAFLEFLFKAEYAYDMGMPQWLAQLDKACSPLSLERIFLGRHKIFHFRVWYRDALAGYVREMLLDPRSLSRSYIDRKGLEALVREHHKGNRNYTTEIHKLLTLEIANRLFLDNPERGGFGEHPGVPVAVSTDH; encoded by the coding sequence ATGCCCCTGCGTAGCGAACGGGGAGAAGTAGTTGTTGTGTTTTCGGGTGAGGACTATTCGGAGTCTGGGACGACCCAGGGTCTGAAGGCGCGAGGACACGAGCTTGATGCGGTCGATACGAACTATCTGGTTCACCTCGGCGAGGAAGATCCCTCGTTTCCAGCGGGTTTGAACGGTCGATTTCACGGGCTCCTGATCGATCGGAATCGCCGGACATCTACGCTTTTCAACGATCGCTTTGGGATGCACCGGATCTACTATCACGAGTCGAAGGACGCGTTCTATTTTGCCGCGGAAGCCAAAGCCATTCTCACCGTGTGTCCTGAACTGAGGCGTATGAGCCCACAGGGCTTGGGAGAGTTCGTCGCCTGTGGATCTGTCTTGGGGAACCGGACGCTCTTCGACGGCGTCCACCTCCTGCCGCCCGCCTCGGCATGGACTTTTCGAAATAGCTCACTCGAGCGGAGGCACAGCTATTTCCAGCCCAGTGAATGGGAGGACCAAGAAAAACTCGATCCGAAATCCTATTACAGGGAACTTCGGCAGGTTTTCACGCGAAACCTCCCTCGGTACCTCAAAAGCCATCAGCGAGTGGCTATGTCCTTGACGGGAGGCCTTGACACTCGGATGGTCATGGCTTGGCACAGGCCTCAGCCTGGATCACTTCCTTGCTACACTTTCGGGGGGATGCGCCGCGACTGCCAAGACGTTGTCGTGGCACGTGAGGTGGCTCGCCTATGTGAACAGCCCCACCAGGTTATTGGCTTGGGAGAAGAATTCCTCTCGCGTTTTTCTCACTATGCCGAGCGCACGGTCTACCTCACCGATGGATGCGTCAGCGTGGGCCTCACCCCCGATTTGTACCTACACGAGAGGGCACGCGAAATCGCCCCGGTGCGGCTGACGGGTCTTTATGGGGGTGAAATCCTGCGTGGAGCTAGGGCCTTGAAGCCGGAGGAACCTCCACCTGGATTGTTTTCTCCGGAGTTTGTCCCCTATATCCGTCAGGCAAAGGAAACCTATCGCGACGTCGTTCAAGGACACCCAGTTTCCTTCGCCGCCTTCCGGCAGGCTCCCTGGTATCACTGCGGCATTCTGGCGCTTGAGGAGACGCAACTCTCCGTACGGACTCCGTTTCTTGATAACGATCTGGTCCGAACAGTGATTCGCGCGCCGCAATCGGCGCTCGGGAACAACGACGTCTCCTTGCGGTTGATTGCCGATGGTAACCCGGCTCTTGCCCGCATCCCGACCGATCGCGGCGTGAGAGGGGACCAACGGGGTTTCGGCGAGGCTTTCTCCCGCGCCTTTCTTGAGTTTCTCTTCAAGGCTGAATACGCCTACGACATGGGAATGCCCCAGTGGCTCGCGCAGCTTGACAAGGCCTGCTCGCCTCTCAGCCTAGAACGTATTTTCCTTGGGAGACACAAGATCTTCCATTTCCGGGTCTGGTACAGGGATGCTCTCGCCGGATACGTTAGGGAGATGCTGCTTGACCCTCGTAGTCTCTCCAGGTCATATATCGATCGGAAAGGCCTAGAGGCACTGGTACGAGAACATCACAAGGGAAATCGAAACTACACTACCGAGATCCACAAATTACTTACCCTGGAAATCGCTAACCGCCTCTTCCTCGACAATCCAGAAAGAGGCGGTTTTGGAGAGCACCCAGGAGTGCCGGTAGCCGTAAGCACCGATCACTGA
- a CDS encoding glycosyltransferase family 2 protein, with protein sequence MKALVSIIIPAYNAEEWIADTVQSALGQTWPHKEIIIVDDGSRDRTAEIARRFASKRVLVVSKENQGAAAARNHGLRLSQGDYIQWLDADDLLAPDKIELQLAALREIDSRRILLSSSWAYFNYRLQRAHFIPTSLWQDLSPVEWLLRKMGDNLHMQTATWLTSRELAEAAGPWDTRLLSDDDGEYFCRVLLASERTRFAPGAKVFYRITQSSRLSHIGASDRKKDAMLVGMKLHIQYLRSLEDSERVRKACLTYMQNWYDNFYPERPDIVAEMQSLASQLQGRLDEPRLRWKYAWMKPVFGWKAAKWAQRTLPQIKTSWIRRCDRAIYRLEADRAAENTGVRVS encoded by the coding sequence ATGAAAGCCTTGGTGTCGATCATAATTCCAGCGTACAACGCCGAAGAGTGGATCGCCGATACGGTCCAATCCGCGCTTGGACAAACTTGGCCACACAAAGAAATCATCATCGTAGACGACGGTTCGAGGGATCGAACGGCGGAAATCGCGCGGCGATTTGCCTCCAAGAGGGTTCTCGTCGTGTCCAAAGAGAACCAGGGTGCTGCGGCAGCCCGCAACCATGGCTTGCGCCTCAGCCAGGGGGACTATATCCAATGGCTGGATGCAGACGACCTGCTTGCACCGGACAAGATCGAGCTGCAACTTGCGGCGCTGCGGGAGATCGACAGCAGGCGAATATTGCTGTCCTCGTCGTGGGCGTACTTCAACTATCGGCTCCAGCGCGCCCACTTCATCCCGACGTCGCTGTGGCAAGATCTTTCCCCTGTTGAGTGGCTCCTGAGAAAAATGGGTGACAATCTGCACATGCAAACCGCGACATGGTTGACGAGTCGGGAACTTGCCGAAGCAGCAGGACCGTGGGATACACGCCTCCTGAGTGACGACGATGGCGAATATTTTTGCCGTGTGCTTTTGGCATCTGAACGAACCCGTTTCGCGCCGGGGGCAAAAGTGTTCTACAGAATTACTCAATCGAGTCGACTGAGCCACATCGGTGCGTCTGACAGAAAGAAAGACGCGATGCTAGTTGGGATGAAATTGCATATTCAATACCTCCGATCTCTTGAAGACAGCGAACGCGTTCGGAAGGCATGCCTGACGTATATGCAGAATTGGTATGACAATTTCTATCCGGAGCGGCCCGACATTGTCGCGGAAATGCAGAGCTTAGCCTCGCAACTTCAAGGACGACTGGATGAGCCCCGCTTGCGTTGGAAATACGCCTGGATGAAACCGGTATTTGGATGGAAAGCCGCAAAATGGGCTCAGAGGACACTTCCACAGATCAAAACTTCATGGATCAGGCGGTGCGACAGGGCGATCTATCGGTTAGAGGCGGACCGAGCGGCCGAGAACACGGGTGTCAGAGTATCGTAA
- a CDS encoding glycosyltransferase family 4 protein, protein MNTDSDKSDETVDELPAFTTHEISREISVALLTGGGDRPYAFGLATALISKVPTLDLIGSDELDCPEFQNNPGVKFLNLRGNQRPDTSLARKILRVSIYYAKLIRYASSSQPRIFHILWNNKFIFLDRTLLTLYYRLLGKKIAFTVHNVNAGRRDSRDTWLNRLTLRIQYRLVHHIFVHTKKMKLELIEEFGVKPTRVTVIPFGINNAVPNTRLTPSDAKKQLGIRHDKKTVLFFGNIAPYKGLEHLVAAFRLLLGHDENYRLIIAGKPNNCERYWKSIHEDISENVAKGRVILRPEFIPDCETELYFKAADVFVLPYRHIYQSGVLFLGYSFGLPVLAADVGSLKDEIVEGSTGFAFRPEDPVALAVVIEQYFASDLYVDLNVRRRQIREYATERHSWDVVAQTTMKVYADLLRIPFPEKSANCELSNASPDANASS, encoded by the coding sequence ATGAACACGGATTCGGATAAGAGCGACGAAACAGTGGATGAGTTACCCGCTTTCACGACGCACGAAATAAGTCGTGAGATCTCAGTGGCGCTGCTTACCGGTGGTGGTGACAGGCCCTACGCGTTCGGCTTGGCAACGGCGCTCATCTCAAAAGTGCCAACACTGGATTTGATTGGTAGCGACGAACTCGATTGCCCCGAATTCCAAAACAATCCCGGAGTGAAGTTTCTTAACTTACGAGGCAATCAACGGCCGGATACTAGCCTCGCAAGAAAGATCCTCAGAGTCTCGATATATTACGCCAAGTTGATTCGCTACGCTTCGAGTTCCCAACCGAGAATCTTCCACATTCTCTGGAACAATAAATTTATATTCTTGGATCGCACGCTGCTTACGCTTTACTACAGGCTACTAGGTAAAAAGATTGCGTTCACGGTGCACAATGTAAATGCGGGCAGACGAGACTCCCGAGACACTTGGCTCAATCGGCTTACACTGCGAATCCAATATCGACTCGTCCATCATATCTTCGTTCATACGAAAAAGATGAAGCTCGAACTCATCGAGGAGTTCGGTGTAAAACCCACACGCGTCACGGTTATTCCGTTTGGGATCAACAATGCTGTTCCAAATACCCGTCTCACTCCATCCGATGCAAAGAAGCAGCTGGGGATTCGCCATGACAAAAAGACTGTTTTATTCTTCGGTAACATCGCACCCTATAAGGGCCTGGAACACCTAGTCGCTGCGTTTCGACTGCTCCTAGGCCATGACGAGAATTACCGGCTGATCATCGCGGGCAAGCCGAATAACTGCGAGAGATACTGGAAGTCGATTCACGAAGACATTAGTGAAAACGTGGCGAAAGGGCGAGTGATCCTCAGGCCAGAATTCATACCAGACTGTGAGACCGAACTCTACTTCAAGGCGGCTGACGTTTTCGTCTTGCCATACAGGCATATCTACCAGAGTGGTGTTTTGTTTCTTGGCTACAGTTTTGGCCTGCCGGTTCTGGCAGCCGACGTGGGGTCGCTTAAAGATGAGATTGTAGAAGGCTCGACGGGATTTGCGTTCAGACCCGAAGATCCCGTCGCCTTAGCCGTGGTCATCGAACAGTACTTTGCGAGTGATCTATATGTGGACTTGAACGTACGGCGGCGTCAGATACGAGAGTACGCGACCGAGCGACATTCCTGGGATGTGGTCGCTCAGACAACTATGAAGGTATATGCCGACCTGCTTCGAATTCCGTTCCCCGAGAAATCGGCGAATTGTGAATTGTCGAACGCATCACCCGACGCAAATGCCTCTTCATAA
- a CDS encoding GDP-mannose 4,6-dehydratase — protein sequence MSKHKTAFVTGAEGFIGSHLVQFLHAKKWEVIGSYQWHGCNSFQKAANLHFVQCDLRNGQRITRLLEDYQPSHIFHLGAQSLPTVSWADPVGTFESNVMGSLYLFEAARHMKRPPIVVSACSSAEYGHVPPSAIPVTEDQALRPLHPYGISKVCLDLLAREYFLDYELPTVNLRLFNTTGPGKTDDAPSDFVRQLVRIKKGLQPPVIEVGNLKPRRAFLDVRDTVQGFYLAALKGKRGEAYNLCAASTHEIGKLLHTAIELSGVKAMIRSSPHLMRPSDEKIIFGSTRKFRKDTDWSPTLSIKQTLSSMFEYWDRKF from the coding sequence ATGTCAAAACACAAAACTGCATTTGTCACAGGTGCCGAGGGATTCATCGGCTCCCATTTAGTGCAATTTCTTCATGCCAAAAAGTGGGAAGTAATCGGCAGCTATCAGTGGCATGGCTGTAATTCATTTCAGAAGGCCGCAAACTTGCACTTTGTGCAATGCGATCTGCGAAACGGACAACGCATAACACGGCTTCTTGAAGACTATCAACCGTCGCATATATTTCACCTCGGGGCGCAGAGCCTGCCAACTGTCTCTTGGGCCGACCCCGTCGGAACTTTCGAGTCCAATGTCATGGGCTCTCTGTACCTGTTTGAGGCGGCGCGACACATGAAGCGTCCTCCGATCGTCGTATCAGCGTGCTCCAGCGCTGAATATGGGCACGTTCCGCCCTCGGCCATACCGGTCACCGAAGACCAGGCGCTTCGACCTCTTCACCCTTATGGCATTAGCAAAGTGTGCCTGGATCTACTGGCCCGAGAATATTTTCTGGACTACGAACTTCCGACGGTTAATTTACGGCTATTCAACACCACTGGCCCGGGAAAAACAGATGATGCCCCCTCAGATTTTGTGCGGCAGTTAGTCCGAATAAAAAAAGGTTTGCAGCCACCCGTAATTGAGGTAGGAAATCTAAAGCCGCGCCGCGCATTCTTAGATGTTAGAGACACCGTGCAGGGTTTCTATCTCGCTGCGCTGAAGGGGAAACGGGGTGAGGCCTACAACTTGTGCGCAGCCTCCACGCATGAAATTGGTAAGTTGCTTCACACCGCGATCGAACTATCGGGAGTAAAAGCGATGATTCGATCGTCACCGCACTTGATGCGGCCGTCTGACGAGAAAATTATCTTCGGCAGTACGAGAAAATTTCGCAAGGACACTGATTGGAGTCCAACTCTTTCGATCAAGCAGACACTATCGTCCATGTTTGAATACTGGGACCGAAAGTTTTAG
- a CDS encoding glycosyltransferase family 2 protein, producing the protein MGNNSIPYVLITPARNEQAFIEKTIQSVIKQSVLPLKWVIVNDGSTDATSDIVRPHLAKHPWIEVVDLPVRRERNFAAKVYAFNAGQEKVKDLCYEVIGNLDADVSLDYDHFEFLQAEFRKDPCLGVAGTIFKEHGYSSETDSFEGRNHVSGQCQLFRRQCFEEIGGYRPNKAGGIDWMAVTTARMMGWTTRSFREKSFFHHRTLGTAERGRLASSFSYGEKDYYLGGHPIWELFRVTYRMTKRPYLLDGVALGLGYLWAFLRQVERPVSDQLMRFHRKEQMQKLKTILRSLMTFRRIDSFEAKPS; encoded by the coding sequence ATGGGCAACAACTCCATACCCTACGTTCTCATCACTCCTGCTCGAAACGAACAGGCTTTCATTGAGAAGACAATCCAATCGGTGATAAAGCAATCCGTATTGCCGCTCAAATGGGTGATCGTAAATGATGGCTCAACTGACGCAACATCAGACATTGTGCGTCCACATCTCGCGAAACACCCATGGATTGAAGTTGTCGATCTTCCCGTCCGTAGAGAGCGGAATTTTGCCGCCAAGGTATACGCATTCAATGCTGGTCAAGAGAAAGTCAAGGACCTCTGCTACGAAGTCATCGGCAATTTGGATGCTGACGTTTCATTAGATTATGACCACTTTGAGTTCTTGCAAGCCGAGTTCCGGAAAGATCCGTGTCTCGGTGTCGCCGGAACCATATTCAAAGAGCACGGCTACAGTTCGGAAACGGACAGTTTTGAAGGAAGAAACCACGTTTCCGGCCAGTGCCAACTATTTCGACGTCAATGCTTTGAGGAAATTGGCGGATATCGTCCTAACAAGGCTGGGGGCATCGATTGGATGGCAGTCACAACTGCGCGAATGATGGGATGGACGACCCGATCATTTCGAGAGAAGTCATTTTTTCATCATCGGACGCTGGGAACGGCTGAGCGTGGTCGCCTTGCCTCAAGCTTCTCCTATGGCGAGAAGGACTATTATCTCGGTGGCCACCCTATCTGGGAGCTTTTTCGAGTCACCTATAGAATGACAAAACGTCCATACTTGCTGGATGGTGTTGCTCTCGGGCTTGGATATCTATGGGCTTTTCTACGACAGGTCGAACGACCTGTCTCTGATCAGTTGATGCGGTTCCACCGCAAAGAGCAGATGCAAAAGTTGAAGACCATCCTTAGGTCTTTGATGACGTTTAGGCGCATCGACAGCTTCGAAGCTAAGCCGAGTTAG